In Rutidosis leptorrhynchoides isolate AG116_Rl617_1_P2 chromosome 2, CSIRO_AGI_Rlap_v1, whole genome shotgun sequence, one genomic interval encodes:
- the LOC139891603 gene encoding probable WRKY transcription factor 53: MDTSVCIINELTQGMELARQLKSILSSESSLETKHALLQEIISSYDRALLMVNWVDSSAQIPTLAQPIPSQPESSVSMDESPRSGEFNKHFEIQQDQKVVSKKRKTMPTWKNQIRISTDNGLEGNTDDGYSWRKYGQKDILGAKYPRSYYRCTYRYVHNCMSRKQVQRTDEDPTVFEITYRGKHTCNPAAIAPPRSPEKHEIHHHNHQLLPPPKSEKVLSNLRTNLRVSTSDLDTTVPNSFSFPLASFGQQFQNSNETDNNFLQGYSPSGSNYFTEWGNDFVHQDESNWSEMIPTTNSATNSPLAFRTDHHDLNPNFPFNKSGFFI, from the exons ATGGACACTAGTGTTTGTATTATCAATGAGTTAACACAAGGTATGGAACTAGCCAGACAACTAAAGTCCATTTTGAGCTCAGAATCTTCCCTTGAAACAAAACATGCTTTGTTACAAGAAATCATATCATCATATGACAGAGCATTGTTAATGGTCAACTGGGTTGACTCAAGTGCTCAAATACCAACATTAGCCCAGCCAATACCCAGCCAGCCCGAATCATCAGTTTCCATGGACGAGAGCCCACGAAGCGGGGAGTTCAATAAGCATTTTGAAATTCAGCAGGATCAGAAAGTCGTATCCAAGAAGAG GAAGACAATGCCAACATGGAAAAACCAAATACGAATCTCGACTGATAATGGGTTGGAAGGAAACACGGATGACGGTTATAGTTGGAGAAAGTACGGACAAAAAGACATTTTGGGTGCTAAATACCCAAG AAGCTATTACAGATGCACATATCGTTATGTCCACAACTGCATGTCGAGAAAACAAGTACAGAGAACGGATGAGGACCCCACAGTGTTTGAGATCACATACAGAGGTAAACACACCTGCAATCCAGCTGCAATTGCACCACCACGATCACCGGAAAAACATGAAatccaccaccacaaccaccaactACTTCCCCCTCCAAAATCTGAAAAAGTGCTATCAAACCTCAGAACAAATCTCAGAGTCAGTACCTCAGATTTGGATACGACGGTACCAAATTCATTTTCGTTTCCGTTAGCATCATTTGGACAACAATTTCAAAATTCCAATGAAACCGATAACAATTTTTTGCAAGGATATTCGCCTTCGGGGTCAAACTACTTCACAGAATGGGGAAACGATTTTGTGCATCAAGATGAATCGAACTGGTCGGAAATGATCCCGACCACTAATTCAGCTACAAATTCTCCGTTAGCTTTCAGAACAGATCATCATGATCTTAACCCAAATTTCCCGTTCAACAAATCGGGGTTTTTTATCTGA